One window of Magallana gigas chromosome 2, xbMagGiga1.1, whole genome shotgun sequence genomic DNA carries:
- the LOC105317868 gene encoding helix-loop-helix protein 15-like, with translation MKDFGEINSKLYSDSFVVGNSISILEDTSAYITESETDDTLFIHQDMGIKQRKTRDQENFTLTREERRRRRRATQKYRTAHATRERVRVEAFNYAFADLRKLLPTLPPDKKLSKIEILRLAICYISYLQHVLDMA, from the coding sequence ATGAAGGATTTCGGTGAAATTAATTCAAAACTCTATTCTGACTCCTTCGTGGTTGGAAATTCCATTTCCATCTTAGAAGACACTTCGGCATACATCACGGAGAGTGAAACCGATGACACTTTATTCATACACCAGGACATGGGCATCAAGCAACGCAAGACAAGAGACCAAGAAAACTTCACCTTGACCCGCGAGGAGAGGAGACGAAGGCGCCGCGCCACCCAGAAATATCGCACCGCCCACGCTACCCGGGAACGCGTCAGGGTGGAGGCTTTCAACTACGCCTTTGCGGACCTTCGAAAACTGTTACCCACCTTGCCACCCGATAAGAAGCTATCTAAAATAGAAATTTTGCGATTGGCGATTTGTTATATATCATACCTTCAACATGTTCTGGATATGGCTTAG